In Ipomoea triloba cultivar NCNSP0323 chromosome 15, ASM357664v1, one genomic interval encodes:
- the LOC116007480 gene encoding protein SUPPRESSOR OF npr1-1, CONSTITUTIVE 1-like isoform X4: MVKLEDMASASSATPSQSTPKFTYDVFLSFRGEDTRKNFVDHLYHWLEQKGLHTFKDDERLEKGQSIAPTLLQAIQQSRFAVVVFSKNYASSTWCLDELAKIMECKHNLNQVVVPIFYDIEPSHVRKQTASFKGAFAKHEENFKDDEGKVKVERWRKALTDAGSIAGHDLHGHEYNGFETECIKAVIADISKQLPPPQSVQKGLVGLESRLEEIRMKLKVCDVNVKLILGLWGMGGIGKTTIARAAFERFSSAFEGSCFLADVRKHGMEALQKKLLSKVLKENSIYIDDVDEGFQMIKKRLEWKRVLIVLDDVDHENQLNKLVGDGEWICNGSRVIITTRDKHLFTQFSVVVEPHEVEKLDKEKALELFSWHAFKKESPEKGFEDLCTSFVAHASGLPLALKVWGSFLRGQTKQKMWENTLENIKDIPEGEVIEMLKISYDRLGEECKNVFLDIVCFFRHEHRYIVEEVLNCCKLHPVTNISVLIDRCLLFESSRGYIRMHDLIYEMGLNIAREKGRRRCRLEDLEEDLEDEHKVVVEGLLLSFDCDEDISPCIDSFKQMTKLKMLIVRYQEEHYFCSSESHLKSIEALKETGITNYLPRSLTVLKFPYYPWSKLFFPMEMKKLTYLDLSASKYLLETPNFTKMPNLMNLNLSDCKKLETIHPSIKNLKKLVKLNLSLCSNLAKFPSFNQEMKSITYLDLENCCSLLETPNFSMMPNLKELRLSKCEKLKQIHPSFENLTELEELYFDGCRNLEKLPNINKEMKSITRLWFTYCDSLLETPNFAMMSNLKDLRLSNCEKLKEIHPSLENLTELEILCIKKCSTLEKLPNINKGMKSIKYLDLENCSSFLETPNFAMMLNLKELRLSKCEKLKEIHPSFGNLMELEKLYFDGCRILEKLPTINKEMESITYLDLKNCCSLLETPNFAMMPNLKALRFSKCEKLKEIHPSFRNLTKLDVLYFDGCSTLEKLPNLNEEMKSITYLDLENCCSLLKTPNFAMMPKLKKLRLSKCEKLKEIHPSFGNLTELEQLYFDGCSAIEKLPTISKEMKSITYLDLENCCSLLETPNFAMMLNLKELRLSNCEKLKEIHPSFGNLMELEKLYFDGCRILEKLPTINKEMKSITYLDLENCFSLLETPNFAMMPNLKEFRLSKCEKLKEIHPFGNLRELEKLYFDGCSTLEKLPDINKEMKSITYLDLDNCCSLLETPNFAMMPNLKYLDLSKCKKLKEIHSSFGNLTELEQLHFDGCSTLEKLPNINKEMKSITYLDLDNCCSLLETPNFAMMPNLKCLDLSKCKKLKEIHPSFGNLTELEELYIDGCSNLEKLPTINKEMKSIMYLDLGNCCSLLETPNFAMMPNLNELRLSKCEKLKEIHPSIENLTELEELYLDGCSTLEKLPNINKGNLGSDGDIDIRGIKTFVPLLALVIISASIIRSANLVIISLVPLHKPIVWSIFLINITDDPIFKVNV; encoded by the exons ATGGTGAAGTTGGAGGATATGGCTTCTGCCTCTTCTGCTACCCCTTCACAATCAACTCCCAAATTCACTTACGATGTTTTCTTGAGTTTTCGAGGGGAAGATACTCGCAAGAATTTTGTTGATCACCTTTACCATTGGCTGGAACAGAAAGGGCTCCACACCTTCAAAGATGACGAGCGGCTGGAGAAAGGACAGTCTATTGCTCCCACTCTCCTACAAGCTATTCAACAATCAAGATTTGCAGTTGTCGTCTTTTCCAAAAATTATGCATCTTCAACCTGGTGTCTAGACGAACTTGCAAAAATCATGGAATGCAAACATAATCTAAACCAGGTTGTGGTGCCAATTTTCTACGACATAGAGCCTTCACATGTGCGCAAACAGACTGCAAGTTTTAAAGGAGCATTTGCCAAACATGAAGAGAATTTCAAAGATGATGAGGGCAAGGTGAAGGTTGAAAGGTGGAGGAAAGCTTTGACAGATGCAGGCAGTATTGCAGGGCACGATTTGCACGGTCATGAGTATAACgg ATTTGAAACAGAGTGTATCAAAGCAGTCATTGCTGACATATCAAAACAACTGCCTCCACCTCAAAGTGTCCAAAAAGGTTTAGTGGGATTAGAGTCACGGCTTGaagaaataagaatgaagttgaAAGTGTGTGATGTAAATGTTAAGTTAATATTAGGCCTTTGGGGTATGGGCGGTATTGGGAAAACAACCATTGCAAGAGCGGCTTTTGAACGATTTTCTAGTGCATTTGAGGGCTCATGTTTTCTTGCTGATGTTAGAAAACATGGGATGGAAGCCTTGCAAAAGAAACTCCTATCAAAAGTTCTCAAGGAAAATTCAATTTATATAGATGATGTGGATGAAGGTTTTCAGATGATAAAGAAAAGGCTTGAATGGAAGAGAGTTTTAATTGTTCTTGATGATGTGGACCATGagaatcaattaaataaattggttGGAGACGGTGAATGGATTTGCAATGGTAGTAGAGTCATCATAACTACTAGAGACAAGCATTTATTCACTCAATTTAGCGTTGTTGTTGAACCTCATGAAGTAGAGAAATTGGATAAAGAAAAAGCTTTAGAACTATTTAGTTGGCATGCTTTTAAGAAAGAATCTCCAGAAAAAGGCTTTGAAGATCTGTGTACATCTTTTGTAGCTCATGCTAGTGGTCTTCCATTAGCCCTTAAAGTCTGGGGTTCTTTTCTACGTggacaaacaaagcaaaaaatGTGGGAAAACACACTAGAGAATATTAAAGACATCCCAGAAGGggaagttattgaaatgcttaAGATAAGCTATGATAGATTGGGTGAGGAGTGcaaaaatgtatttttggaTATAGTATGCTTTTTTCGGCACGAACACCGGTATATTGTAGAAGAAGTACTTAATTGTTGTAAATTACATCCTGTTACAAACATATCAGTGCTTATTGATAGATGTCTTCTATTTGAATCATCACGGGGATATATTCGTATGCATGATTTGATATATGAAATGGGGTTGAATATTGCAAGAGAAAAAGGGAGAAGGAGATGCCGGCTTGAAGACCTTGAGGAAGACCTTGAGGAT GAGCATAAGGTGGTGGTAGAAGGTCTTTTGCTTTCATTCGACTGTGATGAGGATATTAGCCCTTGTATTGACTCTTTCAAACAAATGACAAAATTGAAGATGCTCATTGTTAGATATCAAGAAGAACACTATTTTTGTAGCTCAGAGTCTCATTTGAAAAGTATAGAAGCTTTGAAAGAGACAGGCATTACGAATTATCTCCCAAGGAGTTTGACGGTGCTAAAATTCCCATATTATCCGTGGTCAAAGCTTTTTTTCCCAATG GAAATGAAGAAACTTACCTATTTGGATCTGAGCGCATCCAAATATTTGTTAGAAACCCCAAATTTTACAAAGATGCCGAACTTGATGAATTTAAACCTTTCAGACTGTAAGAAATTAGAAACTATCCACCCATCAATTAAAAATCTTAAGAAACTTGTAAAATTGAATTTAAGTCTATGCAGCAACCTTGCAAAGTTTCCCAGCTTCAATCAA GAAATGAAGAGCATTACGTATTTGGATCTTGAAAATTGTTGTTCTTTGTTAGAAACACCAAATTTTTCTATGATGCCGAACTTGAAGGAATTACGACTTTCAAAGTGTGAAAAACTGAAACAGATCCATCCATCTTTTGAAAATCTTACGGAACTTGAGGAGTTGTATTTTGATGGTTGTAGAAACCTTGAAAAGCTTCCCAACATTAACAAG GAAATGAAGAGCATTACCCGTTTGTGGTTTACATATTGTGACTCTTTGTTAGAAACACCAAATTTTGCTATGATGTCGAACTTGAAGGACTTACGACTTTCAAATTGtgagaaattgaaagagatcCACCCATCTTTGGAAAATCTTACCGAACTTGAAATATTGTGTATTAAAAAATGTAGTACCCTTGAAAAGCTTCCCAACATTAACAAG GGAATGAAGAGCATTAAATATTTGGATCTTGAAAATTGTTCTTCATTTTTAGAAACACCAAATTTTGCTATGATGCTGAACTTGAAGGAATTACGACTTTCAAAGTGtgagaaattgaaagagatcCACCCATCTTTTGGAAATCTTATGGAACTTGAGAAGTTGTATTTTGATGGATGTCGTATCCTTGAAAAGCTTCCCACCATTAACAAG GAAATGGAGAGCATTACCTATTTGGATCTTAAAAATTGTTGTTCTTTGTTAGAAACCCCTAATTTTGCTATGATGCCGAATTTAAAGGCATTACGATTTTCAAAATGtgagaaattgaaagagatcCACCCATCCTTCAGAAACCTTACGAAACTTGATGTGTTGTATTTTGATGGATGTAGTACCCTTGAAAAGCTTCCCAACCTTAACGAG GAAATGAAGAGCATTACGTATTTGGATCTTGAAAATTGTTGTTCATTGTTAAAAACACCAAATTTTGCTATGATGCCAAAGTTGAAGAAATTACGACTTTCAAAGTGtgagaaattgaaagagatACACCCATCTTTTGGAAATCTCACGGAACTTGAGCAGTTGTATTTTGATGGATGTAGTGCCATTGAAAAGCTTCCAACCATTAGCAAG GAAATGAAGAGCATTACGTATTTGGATCTTGAAAATTGTTGTTCTTTGTTAGAAACACCAAATTTTGCTATGATGCTGAACTTGAAGGAATTACGACTTTCAAATTGTGAGAAATTAAAAGAGATCCACCCATCTTTTGGAAATCTAATGGAACTTGAGAAGTTGTATTTTGATGGATGTCGTATCCTTGAAAAGCTTCCCACCATTAACAAG GAAATGAAGAGCATTACATATTTGGATCTTGaaaattgtttttctttgttaGAAACACCAAATTTTGCTATGATGCCGAACTTGAAGGAATTCCGACTTTCAAAGTGtgagaaattgaaagagatcCACCCATTTGGAAATCTTAGGGAACTTGAGAAGTTGTATTTTGATGGATGTAGTACCCTTGAAAAGCTTCCAGACATTAACAAG GAAATGAAGAGCATTACGTATTTGGATCTTGATAATTGTTGTTCTTTGTTAGAAACTCCAAATTTTGCTATGATGCCGAATTTGAAGTATTTAGACCTTTCAAAGTgtaagaaattaaaagagattCACTCATCTTTTGGAAATCTTACGGAACTTGAGCAGTTGCATTTTGATGGATGTAGTACCCTTGAAAAGCTTCCCAACATTAATAAG GAAATGAAGAGCATTACGTATTTGGATCTTGATAATTGTTGTTCTTTGTTAGAAACTCCAA ATTTTGCTATGATGCCGAATTTGAAGTGTTTAGACCTTTCAAAGTgtaagaaattaaaagagattCACCCATCTTTTGGAAATCTCACGGAACTTGAGGAGTTGTATATTGATGGATGTAGTAACCTTGAAAAGCTTCCCACCATTAACAAG GAAATGAAGAGCATTATGTATTTGGATCTTGGAAATTGTTGTTCTTTGTTAGAAACCCCAAATTTTGCTATGATGCCGAACTTGAATGAATTGCGACTTTCAAAGTGtgagaaattgaaagagatTCACCCATCTATTGAAAATCTTACGGAACTTGAGGAGTTGTATTTGGATGGATGTAGTACCCTTGAAAAGCTTCCCAACATTAATAAG GGCAACCTTGGGTCTGATGGTGACATTGACATTCGTGGAATCAAAACTTTTGTTCCTTTGTTAGCACTAGTCATTATCTCGGCCTCAATAATACGGTCTGCTAACTTGGTGATTATCAGTCTTGTACCATTACACAAACCAATAGTATGGTCAATATTTCTCATCAACATAACTGACGATCCAATTTTCAAAGTCAATGTATGA
- the LOC116007480 gene encoding disease resistance protein RPP4-like isoform X1 encodes MVKLEDMASASSATPSQSTPKFTYDVFLSFRGEDTRKNFVDHLYHWLEQKGLHTFKDDERLEKGQSIAPTLLQAIQQSRFAVVVFSKNYASSTWCLDELAKIMECKHNLNQVVVPIFYDIEPSHVRKQTASFKGAFAKHEENFKDDEGKVKVERWRKALTDAGSIAGHDLHGHEYNGFETECIKAVIADISKQLPPPQSVQKGLVGLESRLEEIRMKLKVCDVNVKLILGLWGMGGIGKTTIARAAFERFSSAFEGSCFLADVRKHGMEALQKKLLSKVLKENSIYIDDVDEGFQMIKKRLEWKRVLIVLDDVDHENQLNKLVGDGEWICNGSRVIITTRDKHLFTQFSVVVEPHEVEKLDKEKALELFSWHAFKKESPEKGFEDLCTSFVAHASGLPLALKVWGSFLRGQTKQKMWENTLENIKDIPEGEVIEMLKISYDRLGEECKNVFLDIVCFFRHEHRYIVEEVLNCCKLHPVTNISVLIDRCLLFESSRGYIRMHDLIYEMGLNIAREKGRRRCRLEDLEEDLEDEHKVVVEGLLLSFDCDEDISPCIDSFKQMTKLKMLIVRYQEEHYFCSSESHLKSIEALKETGITNYLPRSLTVLKFPYYPWSKLFFPMEMKKLTYLDLSASKYLLETPNFTKMPNLMNLNLSDCKKLETIHPSIKNLKKLVKLNLSLCSNLAKFPSFNQEMKSITYLDLENCCSLLETPNFSMMPNLKELRLSKCEKLKQIHPSFENLTELEELYFDGCRNLEKLPNINKEMKSITRLWFTYCDSLLETPNFAMMSNLKDLRLSNCEKLKEIHPSLENLTELEILCIKKCSTLEKLPNINKGMKSIKYLDLENCSSFLETPNFAMMLNLKELRLSKCEKLKEIHPSFGNLMELEKLYFDGCRILEKLPTINKEMESITYLDLKNCCSLLETPNFAMMPNLKALRFSKCEKLKEIHPSFRNLTKLDVLYFDGCSTLEKLPNLNEEMKSITYLDLENCCSLLETPNFAMMPNLKELRLTNCEKLKEIHPSFGNLTELEKFYFDGCSALEKLPNINKEMKSITYLDLENCCSLLKTPNFAMMPKLKKLRLSKCEKLKEIHPSFGNLTELEQLYFDGCSAIEKLPTISKEMKSITYLDLENCCSLLETPNFAMMLNLKELRLSNCEKLKEIHPSFGNLMELEKLYFDGCRILEKLPTINKEMKSITYLDLENCFSLLETPNFAMMPNLKEFRLSKCEKLKEIHPFGNLRELEKLYFDGCSTLEKLPDINKEMKSITYLDLDNCCSLLETPNFAMMPNLKYLDLSKCKKLKEIHSSFGNLTELEQLHFDGCSTLEKLPNINKEMKSITYLDLDNCCSLLETPNFAMMPNLKCLDLSKCKKLKEIHPSFGNLTELEELYIDGCSNLEKLPTINKEMKSIMYLDLGNCCSLLETPNFAMMPNLNELRLSKCEKLKEIHPSIENLTELEELYLDGCSTLEKLPNINKGNLGSDGDIDIRGIKTFVPLLALVIISASIIRSANLVIISLVPLHKPIVWSIFLINITDDPIFKVNV; translated from the exons ATGGTGAAGTTGGAGGATATGGCTTCTGCCTCTTCTGCTACCCCTTCACAATCAACTCCCAAATTCACTTACGATGTTTTCTTGAGTTTTCGAGGGGAAGATACTCGCAAGAATTTTGTTGATCACCTTTACCATTGGCTGGAACAGAAAGGGCTCCACACCTTCAAAGATGACGAGCGGCTGGAGAAAGGACAGTCTATTGCTCCCACTCTCCTACAAGCTATTCAACAATCAAGATTTGCAGTTGTCGTCTTTTCCAAAAATTATGCATCTTCAACCTGGTGTCTAGACGAACTTGCAAAAATCATGGAATGCAAACATAATCTAAACCAGGTTGTGGTGCCAATTTTCTACGACATAGAGCCTTCACATGTGCGCAAACAGACTGCAAGTTTTAAAGGAGCATTTGCCAAACATGAAGAGAATTTCAAAGATGATGAGGGCAAGGTGAAGGTTGAAAGGTGGAGGAAAGCTTTGACAGATGCAGGCAGTATTGCAGGGCACGATTTGCACGGTCATGAGTATAACgg ATTTGAAACAGAGTGTATCAAAGCAGTCATTGCTGACATATCAAAACAACTGCCTCCACCTCAAAGTGTCCAAAAAGGTTTAGTGGGATTAGAGTCACGGCTTGaagaaataagaatgaagttgaAAGTGTGTGATGTAAATGTTAAGTTAATATTAGGCCTTTGGGGTATGGGCGGTATTGGGAAAACAACCATTGCAAGAGCGGCTTTTGAACGATTTTCTAGTGCATTTGAGGGCTCATGTTTTCTTGCTGATGTTAGAAAACATGGGATGGAAGCCTTGCAAAAGAAACTCCTATCAAAAGTTCTCAAGGAAAATTCAATTTATATAGATGATGTGGATGAAGGTTTTCAGATGATAAAGAAAAGGCTTGAATGGAAGAGAGTTTTAATTGTTCTTGATGATGTGGACCATGagaatcaattaaataaattggttGGAGACGGTGAATGGATTTGCAATGGTAGTAGAGTCATCATAACTACTAGAGACAAGCATTTATTCACTCAATTTAGCGTTGTTGTTGAACCTCATGAAGTAGAGAAATTGGATAAAGAAAAAGCTTTAGAACTATTTAGTTGGCATGCTTTTAAGAAAGAATCTCCAGAAAAAGGCTTTGAAGATCTGTGTACATCTTTTGTAGCTCATGCTAGTGGTCTTCCATTAGCCCTTAAAGTCTGGGGTTCTTTTCTACGTggacaaacaaagcaaaaaatGTGGGAAAACACACTAGAGAATATTAAAGACATCCCAGAAGGggaagttattgaaatgcttaAGATAAGCTATGATAGATTGGGTGAGGAGTGcaaaaatgtatttttggaTATAGTATGCTTTTTTCGGCACGAACACCGGTATATTGTAGAAGAAGTACTTAATTGTTGTAAATTACATCCTGTTACAAACATATCAGTGCTTATTGATAGATGTCTTCTATTTGAATCATCACGGGGATATATTCGTATGCATGATTTGATATATGAAATGGGGTTGAATATTGCAAGAGAAAAAGGGAGAAGGAGATGCCGGCTTGAAGACCTTGAGGAAGACCTTGAGGAT GAGCATAAGGTGGTGGTAGAAGGTCTTTTGCTTTCATTCGACTGTGATGAGGATATTAGCCCTTGTATTGACTCTTTCAAACAAATGACAAAATTGAAGATGCTCATTGTTAGATATCAAGAAGAACACTATTTTTGTAGCTCAGAGTCTCATTTGAAAAGTATAGAAGCTTTGAAAGAGACAGGCATTACGAATTATCTCCCAAGGAGTTTGACGGTGCTAAAATTCCCATATTATCCGTGGTCAAAGCTTTTTTTCCCAATG GAAATGAAGAAACTTACCTATTTGGATCTGAGCGCATCCAAATATTTGTTAGAAACCCCAAATTTTACAAAGATGCCGAACTTGATGAATTTAAACCTTTCAGACTGTAAGAAATTAGAAACTATCCACCCATCAATTAAAAATCTTAAGAAACTTGTAAAATTGAATTTAAGTCTATGCAGCAACCTTGCAAAGTTTCCCAGCTTCAATCAA GAAATGAAGAGCATTACGTATTTGGATCTTGAAAATTGTTGTTCTTTGTTAGAAACACCAAATTTTTCTATGATGCCGAACTTGAAGGAATTACGACTTTCAAAGTGTGAAAAACTGAAACAGATCCATCCATCTTTTGAAAATCTTACGGAACTTGAGGAGTTGTATTTTGATGGTTGTAGAAACCTTGAAAAGCTTCCCAACATTAACAAG GAAATGAAGAGCATTACCCGTTTGTGGTTTACATATTGTGACTCTTTGTTAGAAACACCAAATTTTGCTATGATGTCGAACTTGAAGGACTTACGACTTTCAAATTGtgagaaattgaaagagatcCACCCATCTTTGGAAAATCTTACCGAACTTGAAATATTGTGTATTAAAAAATGTAGTACCCTTGAAAAGCTTCCCAACATTAACAAG GGAATGAAGAGCATTAAATATTTGGATCTTGAAAATTGTTCTTCATTTTTAGAAACACCAAATTTTGCTATGATGCTGAACTTGAAGGAATTACGACTTTCAAAGTGtgagaaattgaaagagatcCACCCATCTTTTGGAAATCTTATGGAACTTGAGAAGTTGTATTTTGATGGATGTCGTATCCTTGAAAAGCTTCCCACCATTAACAAG GAAATGGAGAGCATTACCTATTTGGATCTTAAAAATTGTTGTTCTTTGTTAGAAACCCCTAATTTTGCTATGATGCCGAATTTAAAGGCATTACGATTTTCAAAATGtgagaaattgaaagagatcCACCCATCCTTCAGAAACCTTACGAAACTTGATGTGTTGTATTTTGATGGATGTAGTACCCTTGAAAAGCTTCCCAACCTTAACGAG GAAATGAAGAGCATTACGTATTTGGATCTTGAAAATTGTTGTTCTTTGTTAGAGACACCAAATTTTGCTATGATGCCGAACTTGAAGGAATTACGACTTACAAATTGtgagaaattgaaagagatcCACCCATCTTTTGGAAATCTCACGGAACTtgagaaattttattttgatggaTGTAGTGCCCTTGAAAAGCTTCCCAACATTAACAAG GAAATGAAGAGCATTACGTATTTGGATCTTGAAAATTGTTGTTCATTGTTAAAAACACCAAATTTTGCTATGATGCCAAAGTTGAAGAAATTACGACTTTCAAAGTGtgagaaattgaaagagatACACCCATCTTTTGGAAATCTCACGGAACTTGAGCAGTTGTATTTTGATGGATGTAGTGCCATTGAAAAGCTTCCAACCATTAGCAAG GAAATGAAGAGCATTACGTATTTGGATCTTGAAAATTGTTGTTCTTTGTTAGAAACACCAAATTTTGCTATGATGCTGAACTTGAAGGAATTACGACTTTCAAATTGTGAGAAATTAAAAGAGATCCACCCATCTTTTGGAAATCTAATGGAACTTGAGAAGTTGTATTTTGATGGATGTCGTATCCTTGAAAAGCTTCCCACCATTAACAAG GAAATGAAGAGCATTACATATTTGGATCTTGaaaattgtttttctttgttaGAAACACCAAATTTTGCTATGATGCCGAACTTGAAGGAATTCCGACTTTCAAAGTGtgagaaattgaaagagatcCACCCATTTGGAAATCTTAGGGAACTTGAGAAGTTGTATTTTGATGGATGTAGTACCCTTGAAAAGCTTCCAGACATTAACAAG GAAATGAAGAGCATTACGTATTTGGATCTTGATAATTGTTGTTCTTTGTTAGAAACTCCAAATTTTGCTATGATGCCGAATTTGAAGTATTTAGACCTTTCAAAGTgtaagaaattaaaagagattCACTCATCTTTTGGAAATCTTACGGAACTTGAGCAGTTGCATTTTGATGGATGTAGTACCCTTGAAAAGCTTCCCAACATTAATAAG GAAATGAAGAGCATTACGTATTTGGATCTTGATAATTGTTGTTCTTTGTTAGAAACTCCAA ATTTTGCTATGATGCCGAATTTGAAGTGTTTAGACCTTTCAAAGTgtaagaaattaaaagagattCACCCATCTTTTGGAAATCTCACGGAACTTGAGGAGTTGTATATTGATGGATGTAGTAACCTTGAAAAGCTTCCCACCATTAACAAG GAAATGAAGAGCATTATGTATTTGGATCTTGGAAATTGTTGTTCTTTGTTAGAAACCCCAAATTTTGCTATGATGCCGAACTTGAATGAATTGCGACTTTCAAAGTGtgagaaattgaaagagatTCACCCATCTATTGAAAATCTTACGGAACTTGAGGAGTTGTATTTGGATGGATGTAGTACCCTTGAAAAGCTTCCCAACATTAATAAG GGCAACCTTGGGTCTGATGGTGACATTGACATTCGTGGAATCAAAACTTTTGTTCCTTTGTTAGCACTAGTCATTATCTCGGCCTCAATAATACGGTCTGCTAACTTGGTGATTATCAGTCTTGTACCATTACACAAACCAATAGTATGGTCAATATTTCTCATCAACATAACTGACGATCCAATTTTCAAAGTCAATGTATGA